ATCCGACTACGATCTGCTCACCAGCGGGCGGATTCCCGATGACGGGCATCTGCTGAAAATCGGATTCTCCTCGCGCCGCGCCTGCGAGGTGTGTCGGTTCCTGCTTGACGAATTGGGCGGCGACCTCAAACTCGGCATCGTTATGGATGACGTGCGCTACACGAATTTCGACGTGAGCGTGTACTGGAAGACGCAGACCTGGCGGTTCACCGATTTCACCGACGTGCCCGACGGTGTGGCCGACAAGCTCATCATCTTTCCCGAACCCGAGCAGTGGACCACCTTAAGGCGGCTGATCCCTCCGGATTTCGACGTGAGCATCTCCGAGGGGACGATGTGGATGCTGATGAATCCTCTGGCCAACAAAGAGCATGCCCTGCGTCTGCTGTGTGAACGGATGGATGTGCCGCTGGAGGCCACCGCGAGTTTCGGCGACGATCTGATCGACATCGAGATGCTGCGCGCGTCCGGCAGGGGAGTGGCCGTGGCGAACGCCGATCCGAAGGTGCTGCAGGTGGCCGACGAAATCTGCCCCGCGAATGACGAGGACGGCGTCTCCCAGTGGATTGAACATCATATGCTGAACTAGTGCTACACTTTGAACCAGTGTTCAAAACAAATTGAACTTCTGGTTGGAGGTGCGATGTCGAGTTCAATATTCGCGGAGCGTTTGCGCGAAGCCATGGAGCGACACGGCTTCAAACAGGTCGATATCGTGAGGGCCGCGCAAGCCGCGGGGTTCAGCCTCGGCAAAAGCCACGTCAGCCAATATGTCGCAGGGAAGACCGTACCGCGCGAGGAGACGTTGAACTTTCTCGCCGACACGCTTGAGGTCAGCGCGGACTGGCTGCGTGGAGCGGGTGGCGACGGACTCCCCGCGAAGGCGAAGCCGGACGACGATCAGTCCGGTTCGGACGCATCAACAAACTCATCCGTCAACCGATCAACCCGATCAACCCGATCCAATCCATCCCCCTCACTGCAAGGAGCGGCTCACATGCGTACCTTCGGCAAATCCCACAAGCTCGACAACGTGCTGTACGACGTGCGCGGACCGGTCGCCGACGAGGCGATGCGCATGGAGGCTGCGGGCACGCATATCCTCAAATTGAACATCGGCAATCCGGCACCGTTCGGATTCCGCACCCCGGACGAGGTGGTGTACGACATGGCGCAACAGCTGATCGAAACCGAGGGCTATTCGCCGGCCAAGGGCCTGTTCTCCGCGCGCAAGGCCATCATGCAGTACGCGCAGCTCAAGCATATTCCCAACGTGACCATCGAGGACATCTACACCGGCAACGGCGTAAGCGAGCTGATCAACCTGTCGCTGTCCGCCCTGCTCGACGACGGCGACGAGGTGCTCGTGCCCTCTCCAGACTATCCGCTGTGGACGGCCTGCGTGAACCTCGCCGGCGGCACCGCCGTGCATTACACCTGCGACGAGGAATCCGAATGGTTCCCCGATATCGACGACATGCGTTCCAAGATCACCGACCGCACCAAGGCGATTGTCATCATCAATCCGAACAATCCGACCGGCGCGCTCTACCCCAAGGAGATCCTCGAGCAGATCGTGCAGTTGGCGCGCGAGCACCAGCTCATCATCTTCTCCGACGAGATCTACGACCGCCTCGTCATGGACGGGTTGGAGCACATCTCCACGGCGTCGCTCGCCCCCGACCTGTTCTGCGTGACCTTCTCCGGCCTGTCGAAATCGCATATGATCGCCGGATGGCGCGTGGGATGGATGATTCTGTCGGGCAACAAACGCATCGCCAAGGACTATATCGAAGGCCTCACCATGCTGGCCAATATGCGCATGTGCTCGAATGTGCCGGCGCAGTCCATCGTGCAGACCGCCTTGGGCGGCCACCAGAGCGTCAAGGACTATGTGGTGCCGGGAGGCCGCGTGCACGACCAGCGCGATCTGGTGTACGACATGCTCAACGAGATCCCCGGCGTCACGGCGGTCAAGCCGAAGGCGGCCTTCTACATCTTCCCCAAACTCGACGTGAAGAAGTTCAACATCCACTCCGACGAGCAGTTCGCGCTGGATCTGCTGCACGACAAGCATATTCTCATCAGCCATGGCGGCGCGTTCAACTGGAAGAGCCCAGACCACTTCCGTGTGGTCTACCTGCCGCGCATGGGCATGCTGCGCGAGACCATAGGAGAGATCGGCGACTTCCTCAGCTACTACCGGCAGGTATGAGTCCGATTGACAACGATTTAACCACCCGAACCGATTAAACAACGCCATTATGCGGTTTTCGGGCCACTAAATCCGCAGGTGGTTAAAGCGTTGTAATTCGAAGACGAGAATGGCCCCGCACCGTGAAGTGCGGGGCCATTCGTCTTATCCTAGCGTGAGGCTAGCGAGCGGTCTCAGCCGTTGACGCGGTCGATGCCGGCCTGGACGTCGGCGAGCACCGAATCCCAGGACTTGATGAAGGCGGCGACGCCGTCGGCCTCAAGCTTGTCGGTGACGGCCTTGAAGTCGATGCCCAGCTCGGCGAGCTTGTCCATGATGGCGTGGCTCTCCTCATAGGTGCCGGCGATGGTCGGAGCGCCGTTGCCGTGATCGGCCAGGGCGTCCAGGGTCTTCTCCGGCATGGTGTTCACGATGAACGGGCCGACCAGCTCGTCCACATACAGGCAGTCGGAGTAGGCCGGGTTCTTGGTGCCGGTGGAGGCCCACAGCGGACGCTGCTTCTTGGCGCCCTTGGCTTCGAGGGCGGCCCAGTCGGCGGACTCGGCGAACTTCTTCTCGAACAGCTCGTAGGCGAGACGGGCGTTGGCGATGGCGGCCTTGCCTTCGAGGGCCTTGGCCTCATCGGTGCCGATCTCCTCGAGCTTGGCGTCGATGGCGGAATCCACACGGGACACGAAGAAGGAGGCGACGGAGCCGATGTGCTTGAGGTCATGGCCGTTGGCGTCGGCCTGCTTGATGCCCTCGATGTAGGCGTCGATGACCTGCTCGTAGCGCTCGAGCGAGAAGATCAGGGTGACGTTCACGGAGATGCCCTTGGCCAGGGTGGAGGTGATGGCCGGCAGGCCTTCGAGGGTGGCGGGGATCTTGATCATCGCGTTCGGGCGGTTGACCTTCTCCCACAGCTCCACGGCCTGGACCTCGGTGGCCTCGGTCTCGTGGGCCAGACGGGGATCGACCTCGATGGAGACGCGGCCGTCGACGAAGTCGGTGGCCTCGGCGATCTCGCGGAAGATGTCGGTGGCGTTGCGCACATCGGTGGTGGTGAGCTCGCGGATGGCGGTCTCGACGTCGACCTTGCCCAGTTCCTTGAGCTGCGCGTCGTACGGGCCGACCTGGCTCAGGGCCTTCTGGAAGATGGAGGGGTTGGTGGTCACGCCGACGACGTTCTTCTCGGCGATGAGCTCCTGCAGGTTGCCGGACTCGATGCGGGTGCGGGACAGGTCGTCCAGCCAGATCGAAACGCCGGAATCGGACGTGCGCTGAGTTGCTGCGGTCATTATTTCTCCTTAACTATTCCGTTATGGAATAAAACTTATGTGTGGACACGGGGAGGGCGTCACCTTGCGATGACGCCCTCGATGAGGTCACTTGGCGGCGGCGATGGAGGCCTTGGCGGCTTCCACGACATG
Above is a window of Bifidobacterium eulemuris DNA encoding:
- the tal gene encoding transaldolase, coding for MTAATQRTSDSGVSIWLDDLSRTRIESGNLQELIAEKNVVGVTTNPSIFQKALSQVGPYDAQLKELGKVDVETAIRELTTTDVRNATDIFREIAEATDFVDGRVSIEVDPRLAHETEATEVQAVELWEKVNRPNAMIKIPATLEGLPAITSTLAKGISVNVTLIFSLERYEQVIDAYIEGIKQADANGHDLKHIGSVASFFVSRVDSAIDAKLEEIGTDEAKALEGKAAIANARLAYELFEKKFAESADWAALEAKGAKKQRPLWASTGTKNPAYSDCLYVDELVGPFIVNTMPEKTLDALADHGNGAPTIAGTYEESHAIMDKLAELGIDFKAVTDKLEADGVAAFIKSWDSVLADVQAGIDRVNG
- a CDS encoding HAD family hydrolase, whose protein sequence is MSETTRLLVADLDGTLLHTAPTFEERFITQRTVDVINRAHDAGYAFAIATARPVSTGYEFARKLPVDAYIYLNGALIDFRPGESDYDLLTSGRIPDDGHLLKIGFSSRRACEVCRFLLDELGGDLKLGIVMDDVRYTNFDVSVYWKTQTWRFTDFTDVPDGVADKLIIFPEPEQWTTLRRLIPPDFDVSISEGTMWMLMNPLANKEHALRLLCERMDVPLEATASFGDDLIDIEMLRASGRGVAVANADPKVLQVADEICPANDEDGVSQWIEHHMLN
- a CDS encoding aminotransferase class I/II-fold pyridoxal phosphate-dependent enzyme, coding for MSSSIFAERLREAMERHGFKQVDIVRAAQAAGFSLGKSHVSQYVAGKTVPREETLNFLADTLEVSADWLRGAGGDGLPAKAKPDDDQSGSDASTNSSVNRSTRSTRSNPSPSLQGAAHMRTFGKSHKLDNVLYDVRGPVADEAMRMEAAGTHILKLNIGNPAPFGFRTPDEVVYDMAQQLIETEGYSPAKGLFSARKAIMQYAQLKHIPNVTIEDIYTGNGVSELINLSLSALLDDGDEVLVPSPDYPLWTACVNLAGGTAVHYTCDEESEWFPDIDDMRSKITDRTKAIVIINPNNPTGALYPKEILEQIVQLAREHQLIIFSDEIYDRLVMDGLEHISTASLAPDLFCVTFSGLSKSHMIAGWRVGWMILSGNKRIAKDYIEGLTMLANMRMCSNVPAQSIVQTALGGHQSVKDYVVPGGRVHDQRDLVYDMLNEIPGVTAVKPKAAFYIFPKLDVKKFNIHSDEQFALDLLHDKHILISHGGAFNWKSPDHFRVVYLPRMGMLRETIGEIGDFLSYYRQV